The Actinomycetes bacterium genome has a segment encoding these proteins:
- a CDS encoding ImmA/IrrE family metallo-endopeptidase → TLPDYEQGNRLAEFAIAELDVDDEQPVEVRAILDRVGARVEDVQLSDQGIRGVSLAGPGHSPTCFVNLNYQFGHNEQVTRFTLAHELCHLLFDRWRARRLAVASGPWAPQDIERRANAFAAAFLMPRPLLDRAAREVDAPFGSVEWLVEMAAIANTSALATLERLANLGLLPEFKREALRYELFRRTADLPADNGPPTNR, encoded by the coding sequence ACCCTACCTGACTATGAGCAGGGAAACCGGCTCGCTGAGTTTGCCATCGCAGAGTTGGATGTCGATGACGAGCAGCCTGTCGAGGTACGAGCGATTCTCGACCGGGTCGGCGCTCGGGTTGAGGACGTCCAATTGTCTGATCAGGGTATTCGCGGTGTGAGCCTTGCCGGGCCCGGCCACAGTCCGACATGCTTTGTGAACCTTAACTATCAATTCGGTCACAACGAGCAGGTAACGCGATTCACGCTCGCCCACGAACTGTGCCATCTGCTGTTCGACCGGTGGCGCGCCCGGCGACTGGCCGTCGCGTCGGGGCCGTGGGCGCCTCAGGATATCGAACGCAGAGCCAATGCATTCGCTGCGGCATTCCTAATGCCGCGCCCGCTGCTTGACCGGGCAGCCCGAGAGGTTGACGCGCCTTTTGGCTCCGTCGAGTGGCTGGTCGAGATGGCGGCCATTGCCAACACCAGCGCCTTAGCGACGCTGGAGCGGCTCGCTAATCTCGGTCTTCTCCCTGAGTTTAAGCGCGAAGCTCTCCGGTATGAACTGTTCAGGCGGACGGCGGACCTGCCAGCGGATAATGGCCCCCCAACGAACAGGTGA